The DNA region TGTATTCAGTCCAAACATCGGGTGCCTGAATGTAGTTTGTACCGCTGATGATGGTGAAGTTAGCCGGGTTGGTGCCAGTGGTGGACACGCCAACCTTGAACCTTTCCAGTCCATACTGGGCGGTGTGAGACTTTGCCCAGAATGAGATCTCGATAGGTCTTTCCAAGACGGGCGTGATTAGCCAGTCGTTGTTGGGAGGCGTGGTGGCTGCCATTGCCGCTGCCATTTTTTGTCCACCATGAGCTTCGACGGTTGTGAGTGGCGGAGTGGTTGTGTTCGGGTTGAAGATCAGGTAGGCCACAGGATCATAGATTCCGGGCCAGCTGTAGCCTGAAATACCATAGGTTCCACTCTGATCGACGTCCACTGTGGTCCAGGGAGCGAAGGTGGTCGCGAAATCCGTGTAGGTTTCAAAGCCATCCACCAGGATTTCATGGCTGGGTGCCAGTTGGAAGTTCACGGTGGTGGTTTGTCCGGTTACTACAATCACGCCGGTTTGGGTGGCAGGAGCATAGCCTGCGGCGGTCGCAGTCACGCTGTGGGTTCCGGCAACCACCTGCATGCTGTAGGCACCGGAGGCGTTTGTGGTGGCGCTGTAATCAGCAGCAGTGACTATGGCACCCGCGATGGGGGCGTTCTGCTGGTTGCGAACGATACCGGCCACGGTTCCGATCTGAGTGATTTTGGGCACTGTGTTCGAGAACGCGGGCACGGAGGTGGCGCCGCCGGTATAGATGGCTTTCACTGACCATTTGTAGGTTCCGTCGGGCACGTTGCCCCAATCGCTATCCTGCCAAGCAGTTGCGTTAATCACGCCAGGGGTCAGTTCAGTCCAGGCGGATTCGTTGTTTTCCTGTCCCTGAAGCAGACGCCAGACCCTGTAACCAAGGTGTTCACGGTTGTCGTCATCTTTGC from Candidatus Cloacimonadota bacterium includes:
- a CDS encoding carboxypeptidase regulatory-like domain-containing protein, whose amino-acid sequence is MAPGEGGGEWIHYDSGDNSDSIGTGGAADFDVAVRFPASVMQDYAGQSLFAVKAWPAQAGSFSIRAWTGGNASAPGAMVVDQPFTPDLDTYNTVILDDPVQISGTEELWFGYRCNVTGGYPAGCDDGPATNGFGNMMYFQGEWATLIDLAPSLNYNWNIQGYVGYTAPTRAPEISYEFIKSTGPALMSKDDDNREHLGYRVWRLLQGQENNESAWTELTPGVINATAWQDSDWGNVPDGTYKWSVKAIYTGGATSVPAFSNTVPKITQIGTVAGIVRNQQNAPIAGAIVTAADYSATTNASGAYSMQVVAGTHSVTATAAGYAPATQTGVIVVTGQTTTVNFQLAPSHEILVDGFETYTDFATTFAPWTTVDVDQSGTYGISGYSWPGIYDPVAYLIFNPNTTTPPLTTVEAHGGQKMAAAMAATTPPNNDWLITPVLERPIEISFWAKSHTAQYGLERFKVGVSTTGTNPANFTIISGTNYIQAPDVWTEY